In a genomic window of Feifania hominis:
- the gltX gene encoding glutamate--tRNA ligase codes for MKTVRTRFAPSPTGYMHVGNLRTALYAYLVAKSNGGSFLLRIEDTDQERQVEGALDIIYNTLRETGLLWDEGPDIGGGYGPYIQTERRDIYLKYAKELIEKGAAYYCFCDKDRLEELRRVHEASKVPHKYDGHCRNLSQAEIDEKLAAGVPYVIRQKIPEGQTTFDDMVYGKITVDNATLDDGILIKSDGLPTYNFANVVDDHLMEISHVIRGAEYLSSSPKYNLLYEAFGWEIPAYIHCPPVMKDQSHKLSKRNGDASYQDLIAKGYLKDAVLNYIALLGWGPKGDKAEQEVFTLPELVEVFSVDGISKSPSIFDTNKLNWLNGEYIRRMTPDEFAERARPYIAQSVKGGSDYKKIAALLQPRCELLTDIPEQVDFFDALPDYDPELFVHKKMKTTRENSLESLREILPVLEGLGEWNYDALHAALFGLIERLGVKNGIVLWPLRVAVSGKSFTPGGGLELADILGRDETIARVKKGIEKLS; via the coding sequence TTGAAAACAGTACGTACCCGCTTTGCCCCGAGCCCGACGGGCTATATGCATGTGGGCAACCTGCGCACGGCGCTCTACGCCTACCTCGTGGCGAAATCGAACGGGGGCAGCTTCCTGCTGCGCATTGAGGACACCGACCAGGAACGCCAGGTTGAGGGTGCGCTCGACATCATCTACAACACCCTGCGCGAGACCGGTCTGCTGTGGGACGAGGGCCCCGACATCGGCGGCGGCTACGGCCCCTACATCCAGACCGAGCGGCGCGACATCTATCTCAAATATGCCAAAGAGCTCATTGAGAAAGGCGCGGCCTACTACTGCTTCTGCGACAAGGACCGCCTCGAGGAGCTGCGCCGCGTGCACGAGGCGTCAAAGGTGCCCCACAAGTACGACGGCCACTGCCGCAATCTCTCACAGGCCGAAATCGACGAAAAGCTCGCCGCGGGCGTGCCCTATGTCATCCGCCAGAAGATCCCCGAGGGCCAGACCACGTTTGACGACATGGTCTACGGGAAGATCACCGTCGACAACGCCACGCTCGACGACGGCATTCTCATCAAGTCCGACGGGCTGCCAACCTACAACTTCGCAAACGTGGTCGACGACCACCTCATGGAGATCTCCCACGTCATCCGCGGGGCGGAGTATCTCTCGAGCTCGCCGAAGTACAATCTGCTCTACGAGGCGTTCGGCTGGGAGATTCCGGCCTACATCCACTGCCCGCCGGTCATGAAAGACCAGAGCCACAAGCTCTCCAAGCGAAACGGCGACGCCTCCTACCAGGATCTGATCGCCAAGGGCTACCTCAAGGACGCTGTGCTCAACTACATCGCGCTGCTCGGCTGGGGTCCCAAGGGCGACAAGGCCGAGCAGGAGGTCTTCACCCTGCCCGAGCTCGTCGAGGTCTTCTCGGTCGACGGCATCTCGAAGTCGCCCTCGATTTTTGACACCAACAAGCTCAACTGGCTCAACGGCGAGTACATCCGCCGCATGACGCCCGACGAGTTTGCCGAGCGCGCGCGGCCCTACATCGCCCAGAGTGTCAAGGGCGGCAGCGACTACAAAAAGATCGCCGCGCTGCTTCAGCCGCGCTGTGAGCTTCTCACCGACATTCCCGAGCAGGTCGACTTCTTCGACGCGCTGCCCGACTACGACCCCGAGCTCTTCGTCCACAAGAAGATGAAGACCACGCGGGAGAATTCGCTCGAGTCGCTGCGCGAAATTCTGCCGGTGCTCGAGGGGCTCGGCGAGTGGAACTACGACGCGCTTCACGCGGCGCTCTTCGGCCTGATCGAGCGCCTCGGCGTAAAGAATGGGATCGTGCTCTGGCCGCTTCGTGTGGCGGTGTCGGGCAAGAGCTTCACCCCCGGCGGCGGGCTGGAGCTCGCCGACATCCTCGGGCGCGACGAGACCATCGCCCGCGTGAAAAAGGGCATCGAAAAACTGTCATAA
- a CDS encoding PLP-dependent aminotransferase family protein, with amino-acid sequence MTYHFADKIATLKPSAVREILKSANAPGMIAFSAGNPAAESFPVEAIQQVTADILASRSNVALQYGITEGYAPLIEKITSRDRARHHVGRDFDQTIITSGAQEAIDFTARVLCNEGDTVLCENPSFVGALNAFRSYNVNLVGIPLESDGLDLNALEHALKTEKNVRFLYVIPNFQNPAGITTSLEKRRAIYELAKRYGIMILEDNPYGELRFAGQDVPAIKSMDEDGIVIYCGSFSKILSSGLRVGYATAPAAVVSKMVIAKQCCDVHTTLLSQMIADEFLSNYDLEAHLQKIRDLYREKSSCMLACIDEHFDARVTTTRPEGGLFLWSTLPEGCDVAAFAKLLLERKVAVVPGQAFLPNESDQTTSFRMNYSTPSMENIRAGIAIIGDVMKTFLK; translated from the coding sequence ATGACTTATCACTTTGCGGACAAAATCGCAACGCTCAAGCCCTCTGCGGTCAGAGAGATTCTCAAGTCGGCGAACGCCCCGGGCATGATCGCCTTCTCGGCGGGCAACCCCGCGGCCGAGTCCTTCCCGGTGGAGGCCATTCAGCAGGTCACGGCCGACATTCTTGCAAGCCGCTCGAACGTGGCGCTGCAGTACGGCATCACCGAGGGCTACGCGCCGCTCATTGAGAAGATCACCTCGCGCGACAGGGCCCGCCACCACGTCGGGCGCGACTTTGACCAGACCATCATCACCAGCGGCGCGCAGGAGGCCATCGACTTCACGGCGCGCGTGCTGTGCAACGAGGGCGACACCGTACTCTGCGAAAACCCGAGCTTTGTCGGCGCGCTCAATGCTTTTCGCTCCTACAACGTCAACCTCGTGGGCATTCCGCTCGAGAGCGACGGCCTCGATTTGAACGCGCTGGAACATGCGCTCAAAACCGAGAAAAACGTGCGTTTTCTCTATGTGATTCCGAACTTTCAAAACCCGGCCGGCATCACGACCTCCCTTGAGAAGCGCCGCGCCATCTATGAGCTGGCAAAGCGCTACGGCATCATGATTCTCGAGGACAACCCTTACGGCGAGCTGCGCTTCGCCGGGCAGGACGTGCCCGCGATCAAGTCCATGGACGAGGACGGCATCGTCATCTACTGCGGCTCTTTCTCGAAGATTCTCTCGTCGGGTCTGCGCGTGGGCTATGCCACCGCGCCCGCCGCGGTGGTCTCAAAGATGGTCATCGCCAAGCAGTGCTGCGACGTGCACACGACGCTGCTGTCCCAGATGATCGCCGACGAATTTCTCAGCAACTACGATCTCGAGGCGCATCTTCAGAAGATCCGCGACCTCTACCGCGAGAAGAGCTCCTGTATGCTCGCCTGCATCGACGAGCACTTTGACGCGCGCGTCACAACAACCCGCCCCGAGGGCGGCCTCTTCCTCTGGTCGACTCTGCCCGAGGGCTGCGACGTGGCGGCGTTTGCGAAGCTGCTGCTCGAGCGCAAGGTCGCCGTCGTGCCGGGGCAGGCGTTTCTGCCGAATGAGAGTGACCAGACGACGTCGTTCCGCATGAACTACTCCACTCCGTCGATGGAAAACATCCGCGCCGGCATTGCCATCATCGGCGATGTGATGAAGACTTTTCTCAAATAA
- the trpS gene encoding tryptophan--tRNA ligase, with the protein MSEQKIIFSAIQPSGKITLGNYLGAVKNWVELQDRYHCIYSLADLHAITVRQDPKALHDQSLLLLAQLIACGLDPQRCVLFIQSHVPAHAELAWVLNCYTMFGELSRMTQFKDKSQSHPENINAGLFTYPALMAADILLYQTDLVPVGEDQKQHVEICRDIATRFNGIYGDVFRMPEPFIPKVGARIMSLQEPTRKMSKSDTNQNGYILLMDEDKDILKKFKRAVTDSEMKVCYAEGKEGVNNLMRIYAAATGKTLDEITLEFDGRGYGDFKTAVGEAVVALLGPIREKTKEYLADRAYLEKVYRDGAERANEMAQKTLSDVYDKVGFVHR; encoded by the coding sequence ATGTCCGAACAGAAAATCATCTTTTCCGCCATTCAGCCCTCGGGCAAAATCACTCTCGGCAACTACCTCGGCGCGGTGAAAAACTGGGTGGAGCTCCAGGACCGGTACCACTGCATCTACAGTCTGGCCGATCTGCACGCCATCACCGTGCGCCAGGACCCGAAAGCGCTGCATGATCAGTCGCTTCTGCTCCTCGCGCAGCTGATCGCCTGCGGTCTCGACCCGCAGCGCTGCGTCCTCTTCATTCAGAGCCATGTGCCGGCGCACGCAGAGCTCGCGTGGGTGCTCAACTGCTACACCATGTTCGGCGAGCTGTCGCGCATGACCCAGTTCAAAGACAAGTCGCAGAGCCACCCCGAGAACATCAACGCCGGACTCTTCACCTACCCCGCGCTCATGGCGGCCGATATTCTGCTCTACCAGACCGACCTTGTTCCGGTCGGCGAGGACCAGAAGCAGCACGTCGAGATCTGCCGCGACATTGCAACCCGCTTCAACGGCATCTACGGCGACGTGTTCCGCATGCCCGAGCCCTTTATTCCCAAAGTGGGCGCGCGCATCATGAGCCTTCAGGAGCCGACAAGAAAAATGTCGAAGTCGGACACCAACCAGAATGGCTACATTCTGCTCATGGATGAGGATAAGGACATTCTCAAAAAATTCAAGCGCGCCGTTACCGATTCGGAGATGAAAGTCTGCTACGCCGAGGGCAAGGAGGGCGTCAACAACCTCATGCGTATCTATGCCGCCGCAACGGGCAAGACTCTCGATGAGATCACCCTCGAATTCGACGGCCGCGGCTACGGCGACTTCAAGACAGCCGTCGGCGAGGCGGTCGTGGCGCTGCTCGGCCCGATCCGCGAAAAGACAAAGGAGTATCTCGCCGACCGCGCCTATCTGGAAAAAGTTTATCGCGACGGCGCCGAACGCGCAAATGAAATGGCACAAAAGACGCTCTCAGACGTCTATGATAAAGTAGGGTTCGTCCACCGCTAA
- a CDS encoding MraY family glycosyltransferase produces the protein MSSQDIFTIVISFLLAGVISFATTPLVKVLAGRVGAIDVPRDSRRMHKVPIPRLGGLAIFFGFLITVLLFAFDQPHMGSILLGAVVIVVLGVLDDIMDLSAKLKFAVQIIAALIPVLSGVRIDILSSFNPFREGDFFRLGWLSIPVTVLWIVGITNAVNLIDGLDGLACGVSSIASVSLLIIAILATEPLVAITMAALCGACIGFLPYNFNPASIFMGDTGATFLGYILATMSIQGYFKFYALISFVVPFLILGLPIFDTAFAILRRVLSGRSPMSPDRGHLHHRLIDMGFSQKQTVAIMYTISAVLGLSAVLLTSTSFGKAMILIATAVILSIVAFKVIERHPHGTPAHREEPKESKRKDGPYE, from the coding sequence ATGTCGTCACAGGATATCTTCACCATTGTCATTTCCTTTTTGCTCGCGGGCGTCATTTCCTTTGCCACCACACCGCTGGTCAAGGTTCTGGCGGGCCGCGTCGGCGCCATCGACGTACCGCGTGACAGCCGCCGGATGCACAAAGTGCCGATTCCCCGCCTCGGCGGGCTCGCCATCTTCTTCGGCTTTCTCATCACGGTTCTGCTCTTCGCCTTTGACCAGCCTCACATGGGCAGCATCCTGCTCGGCGCGGTGGTCATTGTGGTGCTCGGCGTGCTCGACGACATCATGGACTTGAGCGCCAAGCTCAAGTTTGCCGTTCAGATCATCGCCGCTCTCATCCCGGTGCTCTCCGGGGTGAGAATCGACATTCTCTCGAGCTTCAACCCCTTTCGCGAGGGCGATTTCTTCCGCCTCGGCTGGCTCTCCATCCCGGTGACCGTGCTGTGGATTGTCGGCATCACCAACGCCGTCAATCTCATCGACGGGCTCGACGGACTCGCCTGCGGCGTGTCGTCGATCGCCTCGGTGTCGCTGCTGATCATTGCCATTCTCGCCACCGAGCCCCTTGTCGCCATCACCATGGCGGCCCTCTGCGGGGCCTGCATCGGCTTTCTGCCCTACAACTTCAACCCGGCGAGCATCTTCATGGGCGACACGGGCGCGACTTTTCTCGGCTACATCCTCGCGACCATGTCGATTCAGGGCTACTTCAAGTTCTACGCGCTGATCTCGTTTGTGGTGCCCTTTCTCATTTTGGGGCTGCCCATCTTCGATACGGCGTTCGCCATTCTGCGCCGGGTGCTCTCGGGCCGCTCGCCCATGTCGCCCGACCGCGGCCATCTGCACCACAGGCTCATTGACATGGGCTTCTCCCAGAAGCAGACGGTGGCCATCATGTACACCATCAGCGCTGTTTTGGGGCTCTCGGCGGTGCTGCTGACCAGCACCAGCTTCGGCAAGGCCATGATCCTCATCGCAACGGCTGTCATTCTCTCCATCGTCGCGTTCAAGGTGATTGAGAGGCACCCCCACGGCACCCCCGCACACAGGGAGGAGCCGAAAGAGTCCAAGAGAAAGGACGGCCCCTATGAATAA
- the wecB gene encoding non-hydrolyzing UDP-N-acetylglucosamine 2-epimerase produces MNKCKVLCVMGTRPEAIKMAPLVLELRKRPEIDCRVCVTAQHREMLDMVLDLFGITPDYDLNIMTPSQTLCTIAARVISGMEGVLRDFAPDVTLVHGDTTTTAAGALAAFYCGALVGHVEAGLRTYDRRSPYPEEVNRMMAGAICELHFAPTENNRQNLLRENIREGITVTGNTVIDALKYTVRDDFAFRTAAAADAVASGRRIVLLTAHRRENFGRPHDNIFEAARQLALRFPDMVILYPVHPNPALNRRAHEMLDGIENIVLTKPLDTDEMHNLMARSTLILTDSGGLQEEGPALGKPVLVLRRETERPEAVAAGTVKISGTETDDIVRDASALLTDPVAYAKMARAVNPYGDGRACERIADAILFHFGLRDTAPADFTGR; encoded by the coding sequence ATGAATAAATGTAAGGTCCTGTGCGTGATGGGCACGCGGCCCGAGGCCATCAAAATGGCTCCGCTCGTGCTCGAGCTGCGAAAGCGCCCGGAGATCGACTGCCGGGTCTGCGTCACGGCGCAGCACCGGGAGATGCTCGATATGGTGCTCGACCTGTTCGGCATCACGCCCGACTACGATCTGAATATCATGACCCCGTCGCAGACGCTGTGCACCATTGCCGCCCGCGTCATCAGCGGCATGGAGGGCGTGCTGCGTGACTTTGCGCCCGATGTGACGCTTGTCCACGGCGACACCACCACCACTGCCGCCGGGGCGCTCGCCGCCTTTTACTGCGGCGCGCTCGTCGGCCATGTCGAGGCCGGGCTTCGCACCTATGACCGGCGCTCCCCCTATCCCGAGGAGGTCAACCGCATGATGGCGGGCGCCATCTGCGAGCTGCACTTTGCGCCGACCGAAAACAACCGTCAGAATCTTCTGCGCGAAAACATCCGCGAGGGCATCACCGTCACCGGGAACACCGTCATCGACGCGCTCAAATACACCGTGCGCGACGACTTTGCCTTTCGCACGGCCGCCGCGGCCGACGCCGTCGCCTCGGGCCGGCGCATCGTGCTTCTCACGGCGCACCGCCGCGAGAACTTCGGCCGGCCCCATGACAACATCTTCGAGGCGGCTCGGCAGCTTGCGCTGCGTTTTCCCGACATGGTCATTCTCTACCCCGTGCACCCGAATCCGGCTCTCAACCGGCGGGCGCACGAGATGCTCGACGGCATCGAGAACATCGTTTTGACAAAGCCGCTTGACACCGATGAGATGCACAACCTCATGGCCCGCAGCACTCTGATTCTCACCGACTCCGGCGGACTTCAGGAGGAGGGCCCCGCCCTCGGCAAGCCCGTTTTGGTGCTGCGCCGGGAGACCGAGCGCCCCGAGGCAGTCGCGGCGGGCACAGTCAAGATCAGCGGCACCGAGACCGACGACATTGTGCGCGACGCGTCGGCGCTTCTCACCGACCCCGTCGCCTACGCCAAAATGGCACGGGCAGTCAACCCCTACGGCGACGGCCGGGCGTGCGAGCGCATCGCCGACGCCATTCTGTTCCACTTCGGCCTGCGGGACACTGCGCCCGCTGATTTTACAGGCCGCTAG
- a CDS encoding metallophosphoesterase family protein, translated as MKLLILSDSHSQIAPMDEVLRDHPDIAMAIHLGDYVRDANIVSKFHPSLPFSTVAGNGDFLSNAPLRSIFEFGGKTIFACHGHEYRVKSGLSLLLQAARDAGADIALFGHTHVPYSDYHDGIYVLNPGSIGSPPGGRAPSYGILDVSSERFNGTLCQYHAKHSL; from the coding sequence ATGAAGCTGCTCATTCTTTCCGATTCTCACAGCCAGATCGCGCCCATGGACGAGGTGCTGCGCGACCATCCGGACATCGCCATGGCCATCCACCTGGGCGACTATGTGCGCGACGCGAATATCGTCTCAAAGTTTCACCCGTCTCTGCCCTTTTCCACAGTGGCGGGCAACGGCGATTTTCTCTCAAACGCGCCGCTGCGCTCGATTTTTGAGTTCGGCGGCAAAACCATCTTCGCCTGTCACGGCCACGAGTACCGCGTCAAGTCGGGGCTCTCCCTTCTGCTTCAGGCTGCGCGTGATGCCGGGGCCGACATTGCGCTCTTTGGCCACACCCATGTTCCCTACAGCGACTATCACGACGGCATCTATGTGCTCAACCCCGGCTCCATCGGGTCGCCGCCCGGCGGGCGGGCGCCGTCCTACGGCATTCTCGACGTGAGCTCTGAGCGCTTCAACGGCACGCTCTGCCAATATCACGCCAAACACTCTCTGTGA